In Micromonospora sp. WMMA1363, a genomic segment contains:
- a CDS encoding TadE/TadG family type IV pilus assembly protein, with product MDDAMSADRGSVSVEVAILAPAFIALLVLAGVAGRTAVAAEAVDTAAHDAARAASISRDSATARRAAENAAVRQLDWRGLDCTGRPAVTFSGVVDGHVTSLDAAFRSPVGRDASVTVRISCAVDLSELRLPVVPGMPTGKQVTADFTSPLDRYRSRG from the coding sequence GTGGACGACGCCATGAGCGCGGACCGAGGTTCCGTCTCGGTCGAGGTGGCGATCCTCGCACCGGCCTTCATCGCGCTGCTCGTACTGGCCGGCGTCGCGGGGCGGACCGCGGTGGCTGCCGAAGCCGTCGACACCGCGGCCCACGACGCGGCGCGCGCCGCCTCCATCTCCCGCGACTCGGCCACCGCCCGGCGGGCGGCCGAGAACGCGGCCGTCCGACAGCTCGACTGGCGCGGGCTCGACTGCACCGGCAGGCCGGCGGTCACCTTCAGCGGTGTTGTGGACGGCCATGTGACCAGCCTGGACGCAGCATTCCGCAGCCCGGTCGGCCGGGACGCCTCGGTCACTGTCCGGATCTCCTGCGCCGTCGACCTGTCCGAGCTGCGACTGCCCGTGGTGCCCGGCATGCCCACCGGAAAGCAGGTGACGGCGGACTTCACCTCGCCGCTGGACCGCTACCGGAGCCGTGGATGA
- a CDS encoding TadE family protein has translation MRSPARWGGTRRRIDATDRGANPVELAVAMPAIFVLLFGSIQVAAWFVARSTALNAAQSAVNAQRVHHAPAGAGEARARRFLAAAGGWLVDWDSPGPGCQTIATEVTCTVRGRSLSVVPGVDFPVRQSAHGTVERWTTP, from the coding sequence GTGCGAAGCCCCGCCCGGTGGGGCGGCACGCGTCGGCGGATCGACGCGACGGACCGCGGCGCCAACCCGGTGGAGCTGGCGGTGGCAATGCCCGCGATCTTCGTGCTGCTCTTCGGGTCGATCCAGGTCGCGGCCTGGTTCGTCGCCCGGTCGACAGCGTTGAACGCGGCGCAGAGCGCGGTCAACGCGCAACGGGTCCACCACGCCCCCGCGGGCGCCGGCGAAGCCCGGGCGCGGCGGTTCCTGGCGGCGGCTGGTGGCTGGCTGGTCGACTGGGACTCCCCGGGGCCAGGTTGCCAGACCATCGCTACCGAGGTGACCTGCACGGTCCGCGGTCGCTCGCTCTCCGTCGTCCCCGGGGTCGACTTCCCGGTACGGCAGAGCGCACACGGGACGGTGGAGCGGTGGACGACGCCATGA
- a CDS encoding type II secretion system F family protein → MANWPLAVAVTAGATVGLGVYLVVRELVPATPALGPALRRLHQPPGSRASAPTDRRLEWLTGLARWLRPPHQRLALLDRTPEQYALSLLLSALIGLASPSLFAVALAVLGVRLPVSVPVLASLGLALVCALLAHRAMLAKADAAREEFRAAVCTYLDLVALQLSAAHGPVQSLERAAEICDGWVFDRIREALRIAQLQMHSPWEELRELAGRIGIPELGDVGAIMRSSGDEGAQVHETLRSRADALRDQIRTDNLARAEGVTSRLDIPGALLVFVLLAFAMYPFVARL, encoded by the coding sequence ATCGCCAACTGGCCGCTTGCCGTCGCGGTGACCGCCGGCGCGACCGTCGGACTTGGTGTGTATCTGGTGGTCCGGGAACTCGTGCCCGCGACCCCGGCGCTCGGGCCGGCGTTGCGCCGGCTGCACCAGCCGCCCGGTTCCCGCGCGAGCGCGCCCACCGACCGGCGGCTGGAGTGGCTGACCGGGCTCGCTCGCTGGCTGCGGCCGCCGCACCAGCGGCTCGCCCTGCTCGACCGGACGCCGGAGCAGTACGCGCTGTCCCTGCTACTCAGCGCCCTGATCGGGCTCGCCTCGCCGAGCCTGTTCGCGGTCGCACTCGCCGTGCTGGGGGTGCGATTGCCGGTGAGCGTACCGGTGCTGGCCAGCCTGGGCCTGGCGCTGGTGTGCGCGCTGCTCGCGCACCGCGCGATGCTGGCGAAGGCCGACGCCGCCCGGGAGGAGTTCCGGGCGGCCGTCTGCACCTACCTCGACTTGGTGGCGTTACAGCTCTCCGCTGCACACGGCCCGGTGCAGTCGCTGGAACGGGCGGCGGAGATCTGCGACGGCTGGGTCTTCGACCGGATCCGGGAGGCGCTGCGGATCGCCCAGCTCCAGATGCACTCGCCCTGGGAGGAGCTGCGGGAACTGGCCGGCCGCATCGGCATCCCGGAACTCGGTGACGTCGGCGCCATCATGCGCTCCTCCGGCGACGAGGGTGCGCAGGTGCACGAAACCCTGCGCAGCCGGGCCGACGCGTTGCGCGACCAGATCCGCACCGACAACCTGGCCCGGGCCGAGGGGGTGACCAGTCGACTCGACATTCCCGGTGCCCTGCTCGTCTTCGTTCTGCTCGCCTTCGCCATGTACCCGTTCGTCGCCCGTCTGTGA
- a CDS encoding type II secretion system F family protein encodes MSTVVDVELVAVASGAACVAGLLLAIAAIVGTRPPAGRAPRAGRGLGRLWRGSGMTPREQRAHRTMLAGAVLAGALAFLVTGLPVVGLLVAVAVPGTPWLFSVGRAEQRAIARIEAVGEWTRRLKDVSATGQGLQAAITGTVATVPEEIQEEVRLLAARLQAGWLARPALLAFADEIGDPVCDQVVAALILHLSDRGERLGDVLGSIASAAAAEVATRREVEAKRTQPRFAVRFLTGMTLVVIAYGLLNTDYIRPYGTGVGQLVMAVLGAAFIALLAWVRAMSQPQRPARFLPAPDPLEVVA; translated from the coding sequence ATGAGCACGGTGGTCGATGTCGAACTCGTCGCGGTGGCCTCCGGGGCCGCCTGCGTGGCCGGGCTGCTGCTGGCCATCGCCGCGATCGTCGGCACCCGCCCGCCGGCGGGACGGGCACCCCGAGCCGGGCGGGGGCTCGGCCGGCTCTGGCGCGGCTCCGGGATGACCCCCCGCGAGCAGCGAGCCCACCGGACGATGCTGGCCGGGGCGGTGTTGGCCGGCGCACTGGCCTTCCTGGTGACCGGGCTTCCGGTCGTCGGCCTGCTGGTCGCCGTGGCGGTGCCGGGCACGCCCTGGCTCTTCTCCGTCGGCAGGGCCGAGCAGCGGGCCATCGCCCGGATCGAAGCGGTCGGTGAGTGGACCCGTCGACTCAAGGACGTCTCGGCCACCGGGCAGGGGCTCCAGGCCGCGATCACCGGCACTGTCGCCACCGTGCCGGAGGAGATCCAGGAGGAGGTGCGGTTGCTCGCCGCCCGGCTCCAGGCCGGCTGGCTGGCCCGCCCCGCCCTGCTGGCCTTCGCCGACGAGATCGGTGACCCGGTGTGCGACCAGGTGGTGGCGGCGCTGATCCTGCACCTGAGCGACCGGGGTGAGCGCCTCGGCGACGTACTCGGCTCGATCGCGTCGGCCGCGGCGGCCGAGGTCGCCACCCGTCGGGAGGTCGAGGCCAAGCGTACCCAGCCCCGGTTCGCGGTCCGGTTCCTCACTGGCATGACCCTTGTCGTGATCGCGTACGGCCTGCTGAACACCGACTACATCCGCCCGTACGGCACCGGAGTCGGACAGCTTGTCATGGCGGTGCTCGGCGCGGCCTTCATCGCCCTGCTGGCCTGGGTGCGCGCGATGAGCCAGCCGCAGCGGCCGGCCCGCTTCCTGCCCGCCCCCGATCCGCTGGAGGTGGTCGCGTGA
- a CDS encoding ATPase, T2SS/T4P/T4SS family — protein sequence MRFEPVSTDPRRHAPTATSIAPPLAPPNGRHHHPVPVVAAASEPPPHPRVDFQVVRELRRELSERLTRWQRGREFDADAEDTERARLALEVVAEYADAVRRAGTPITADQERLLLDQVTAELAGLGRLQTLLIDESIEEVHILGCDQVRITRHGGGVDWAEPIADSDDELVEILQAAARRAGATERSLSTSKPTLDLQLPDGSRLAAVFLVSHRPYAVIRKHNTLDVSLDDIAGGRSDLDEMIDPLLRDFLRAAMLAGLNIMVAGLAGAGKTTVIRALMNEIPPDEPYVLLEESRELLPARRGHRHRAVMSFEAREGHGERGPDGRPAGEVSIADLIPVSLRMGVLRIIVGEVRSREIVPMLQAMTTSRGSMCTIHARTPAGVGERIIELALAHGREMTVDQARRMAGNALDLIVYVTIEDETAIGGRKHRFVSHVEEVIGVGDGNRITTTTVFEPGPDGRAVPRHLPERVRAQLLRVGYDARLLSRWVEAGTGAWRRPRQTRLGRR from the coding sequence ATGCGGTTTGAACCGGTCTCCACCGATCCCCGCCGGCATGCGCCCACCGCCACCTCGATCGCGCCGCCGCTGGCCCCGCCGAACGGCCGGCACCACCACCCGGTGCCGGTCGTCGCGGCGGCTTCGGAACCGCCGCCGCATCCCCGAGTGGACTTTCAGGTGGTCCGTGAGCTACGCCGGGAGCTCAGCGAGCGGCTCACCCGCTGGCAGCGGGGCCGGGAATTCGACGCCGACGCCGAGGACACCGAGCGGGCCCGGCTGGCGCTCGAGGTCGTCGCCGAGTACGCCGACGCGGTCCGCCGGGCCGGCACGCCGATCACGGCCGACCAGGAGCGGCTGTTGCTCGACCAGGTCACGGCCGAACTGGCCGGTCTCGGCCGGCTCCAGACCCTGCTGATCGACGAGTCCATCGAGGAGGTGCACATCCTCGGTTGCGACCAGGTGCGCATCACCCGGCACGGCGGCGGCGTCGACTGGGCCGAGCCGATCGCCGACAGCGACGACGAACTGGTGGAGATCCTCCAGGCGGCGGCGCGTCGGGCGGGCGCCACCGAGCGGTCGTTGTCGACCTCCAAGCCCACACTCGACCTGCAACTGCCCGACGGTAGTCGGCTCGCCGCCGTGTTCCTGGTCAGCCACCGGCCGTACGCGGTGATCCGCAAGCACAACACGCTCGACGTGAGTCTGGACGACATCGCCGGCGGTCGGAGCGACCTGGACGAGATGATCGACCCGCTGCTGCGCGACTTTCTCCGCGCGGCGATGCTCGCCGGGCTCAACATCATGGTCGCCGGTCTCGCCGGGGCCGGCAAGACGACGGTCATCCGGGCGCTGATGAACGAGATCCCGCCGGACGAGCCGTACGTGCTGCTGGAGGAGAGCCGGGAGTTGCTGCCTGCCCGCCGTGGGCACCGGCACCGAGCGGTGATGAGCTTCGAGGCACGGGAGGGGCACGGCGAGCGCGGACCCGACGGCCGCCCGGCCGGCGAGGTCAGCATCGCCGATCTGATCCCGGTGTCACTGCGGATGGGCGTGCTGCGGATCATCGTCGGCGAGGTCCGTTCCCGGGAGATCGTTCCGATGCTTCAGGCGATGACCACCAGCCGGGGTTCGATGTGCACGATCCACGCCCGGACTCCGGCGGGCGTCGGCGAACGGATCATCGAGCTGGCGCTGGCACACGGCCGGGAGATGACCGTCGACCAGGCCCGTCGAATGGCTGGCAACGCGCTCGACCTGATCGTCTACGTCACCATCGAGGACGAGACCGCGATCGGCGGCCGCAAGCACCGTTTCGTGTCGCACGTCGAGGAGGTCATCGGCGTCGGTGACGGAAACCGGATCACCACCACCACGGTCTTCGAACCGGGGCCGGACGGCCGAGCGGTCCCCAGGCACCTACCGGAACGGGTCCGCGCCCAACTACTGCGGGTCGGCTACGACGCCCGGCTGCTGAGCCGGTGGGTCGAGGCGGGGACCGGGGCGTGGCGGCGGCCGCGGCAGACCCGGCTGGGCCGGCGATGA
- a CDS encoding ParA family protein, translating into MAIIALVAAKGSPGVTTSALACALTWHRRLVLAECDPSGGSVLAGYLGGALDGPRGIGELAVGELRDGNLETAFWSQLIDLDAPNRERLLLPGVVDPAQAGSVAPLWQRFADFFTGLDRGDPRYDVLVDCGRLYVAGAPWPVLRTASVVLVVTGARLPDLSATRALVRAVERDFVEHRVPPGTLRLLLVGDGHRRSEVSKALRLPVIARLPHDPRTAAVLTMGGTVRAGRPLLRAASALEVPVGALLDRRRARLAWPVAQEVPDAV; encoded by the coding sequence ATGGCGATCATCGCGCTGGTCGCCGCGAAGGGCTCGCCGGGTGTCACCACCTCCGCGCTGGCCTGCGCGCTGACCTGGCATCGGCGGCTCGTGCTGGCCGAATGTGACCCATCCGGCGGGTCGGTGCTCGCCGGCTACCTCGGCGGCGCGCTCGACGGCCCCCGGGGCATCGGTGAACTCGCCGTCGGCGAGTTGCGCGACGGCAACCTGGAGACGGCCTTCTGGTCGCAGCTAATCGACCTGGACGCACCGAATCGGGAACGGTTGTTGCTGCCGGGCGTGGTCGATCCCGCCCAGGCGGGCAGCGTCGCCCCGCTGTGGCAGCGGTTCGCCGACTTCTTCACCGGGCTGGACCGCGGCGACCCCCGGTACGACGTTCTCGTCGACTGTGGCCGCCTGTACGTGGCCGGCGCGCCCTGGCCGGTCCTCCGCACCGCCTCGGTGGTGCTGGTGGTCACCGGGGCACGGCTGCCGGACCTGTCCGCGACCCGGGCCCTGGTCCGGGCGGTCGAGCGGGACTTCGTCGAGCATCGGGTGCCCCCGGGCACGCTGCGGCTGCTGCTGGTCGGCGACGGGCACCGACGCAGCGAGGTCAGCAAGGCCCTACGGCTGCCGGTCATCGCCCGGCTACCGCACGACCCGCGTACCGCCGCGGTGCTGACCATGGGCGGAACCGTGCGGGCCGGGCGACCGCTGCTGCGCGCGGCGAGTGCTCTGGAGGTGCCGGTCGGGGCCTTGCTGGACCGGCGCCGCGCCCGGCTGGCCTGGCCGGTGGCACAGGAGGTGCCGGATGCGGTTTGA
- a CDS encoding flagellar biosynthesis protein FlgA yields MSLATRNGTPPVDAPVTPPRVVRQRRMRPGLLGLAVLLIALGGLGAAFAVTSVRATGSYLAVTRPVEVGRTIGADDLMAVQVAGGQGLSPVPVGRRDNVLGKRAKVSLVPGTLLTMDQLTDEPLLGPGQQQFALGLEVSQVPARTLHPGDKVLLVSTPAGSNDGPTVVVTRFEAVVIDTYTAEDEVVVYLALAVRDVPAVAALEAQERIAVALIEAA; encoded by the coding sequence GTGAGCCTCGCGACACGCAACGGAACCCCGCCGGTGGACGCCCCGGTCACCCCACCCCGGGTGGTCCGGCAGCGCCGGATGCGCCCCGGGCTGCTGGGACTCGCCGTCCTGCTGATCGCCCTCGGTGGGCTCGGCGCCGCGTTCGCGGTCACGTCGGTCCGCGCCACCGGCAGCTACCTGGCGGTCACCCGTCCGGTCGAGGTCGGCCGGACGATCGGTGCGGACGACCTAATGGCCGTACAGGTGGCCGGCGGACAGGGGCTGTCACCCGTGCCGGTCGGGCGGCGAGACAACGTACTCGGCAAGCGGGCCAAGGTGTCGCTGGTCCCCGGGACGTTGCTGACCATGGACCAGCTCACCGACGAGCCGCTGCTCGGCCCCGGGCAGCAGCAATTCGCGCTGGGTCTGGAGGTGTCCCAGGTACCGGCCCGCACACTCCACCCCGGAGACAAGGTACTGCTGGTCAGCACCCCCGCCGGCAGCAACGACGGGCCGACGGTCGTGGTCACCCGCTTCGAGGCCGTGGTCATCGACACCTACACCGCCGAGGACGAGGTCGTGGTCTACCTGGCGCTCGCCGTCCGGGACGTACCGGCGGTGGCGGCGCTGGAAGCGCAGGAGCGGATCGCCGTCGCCCTCATCGAGGCGGCCTGA
- a CDS encoding A24 family peptidase — MVTAPRWIGPARLLAALAVTPLLRLAVHRHAVPPGSAPRIGCAACHAPIGLARPWPVLGPAARCGRCAARVGPPPGSVEAAVVGAAVLLLLAGPPAVELAAMAWWLGWAVPLAFVDAAVHRLPDRLTGPAALGTWLLLGVAGALGAGYPPWLRATAAGLGLGLLFATTSLLLGRRGFGLGDAKLAVGAGLLLGWYGWAVPVVGLLLAFALSAVAALGLLATGRVRWSSHLPFGPFLVLGTAAALALGQGGGPA; from the coding sequence ATGGTGACGGCACCCCGATGGATCGGGCCGGCCCGACTGCTCGCCGCACTGGCGGTTACCCCACTGCTCCGGCTGGCGGTGCACCGGCACGCCGTACCCCCCGGATCCGCCCCCCGCATCGGCTGCGCCGCGTGCCACGCGCCGATCGGCCTTGCCCGCCCGTGGCCCGTGCTCGGCCCGGCGGCCCGGTGCGGACGGTGCGCGGCCCGGGTAGGTCCGCCACCCGGCTCGGTGGAGGCTGCCGTGGTCGGCGCCGCGGTGCTGCTCCTGCTGGCCGGACCGCCGGCCGTCGAGCTGGCCGCGATGGCCTGGTGGCTCGGCTGGGCGGTGCCGCTGGCCTTCGTGGACGCGGCGGTGCATCGGCTGCCCGATCGGCTGACCGGGCCGGCGGCGCTCGGCACCTGGCTCCTGCTCGGTGTGGCCGGAGCCCTCGGCGCGGGATACCCGCCGTGGCTGCGCGCCACCGCCGCCGGGCTGGGGCTGGGACTCCTGTTCGCCACCACCAGCCTCCTGCTCGGCCGGCGCGGCTTCGGCCTCGGCGACGCCAAACTGGCGGTCGGGGCTGGCCTGCTACTCGGCTGGTACGGGTGGGCTGTCCCGGTAGTCGGGCTGCTACTCGCGTTCGCGCTTTCCGCCGTGGCGGCCCTGGGTCTGCTCGCCACCGGGCGGGTCCGCTGGTCCAGCCACCTGCCGTTCGGCCCGTTCCTGGTGCTCGGCACCGCAGCCGCCCTGGCGCTCGGGCAAGGAGGTGGCCCCGCTTAG
- the mraY gene encoding phospho-N-acetylmuramoyl-pentapeptide-transferase yields MRAVIVAAAVAFVISLFGTPMAIRGFTALKAGQPVRSIGLASNQRKKGTPTMGGVVFIVATVFAYVAGRIALTLPERRIAQEGPTMTALVLLGLFVFCGAVGFFDDFLKVRRRNSDGLSAKGKLFGQAIVGGGFGIAALYVPSTNGQTVASEHISLIRDISWLDVGKVGSVIVFVFVITAMSNGVNLTDGLDGLATGASILVLGAYALIGFWQYRHWCADTDYARVNDYCYQIRDPLEIAIIAAAAAGACAGFLWWNTSPARIFMGDVGALGLGALIGGLAVATRTTLLSIMIGGLFVIITVTWVIQIVSFRTTGRRVFRMVPLHHHFELAGWSEVTIVVRFWIVAGVCVAAGLFLFYSDFLAAAG; encoded by the coding sequence GTGAGAGCGGTCATAGTCGCGGCTGCGGTCGCGTTCGTCATCTCTCTGTTCGGCACGCCGATGGCGATCCGCGGCTTCACCGCGCTCAAGGCGGGCCAGCCGGTTCGATCCATCGGGCTCGCCAGCAACCAGCGCAAGAAGGGCACGCCCACGATGGGCGGTGTCGTCTTCATCGTGGCGACCGTCTTCGCCTACGTTGCCGGGCGCATCGCCCTTACCCTGCCCGAACGACGGATAGCGCAGGAGGGGCCGACCATGACGGCCCTCGTCCTGCTCGGCCTGTTCGTCTTCTGCGGCGCGGTCGGCTTCTTCGACGACTTCCTCAAGGTGCGCCGGCGCAACTCCGACGGACTGTCCGCCAAAGGCAAACTGTTCGGCCAGGCCATCGTCGGCGGCGGGTTCGGCATAGCCGCGCTCTACGTGCCGAGCACCAACGGCCAGACCGTGGCCAGCGAGCACATCTCACTCATCCGCGACATCAGCTGGCTGGATGTCGGCAAGGTCGGCTCGGTGATCGTGTTCGTCTTCGTGATCACGGCGATGTCGAACGGCGTGAACCTCACCGACGGCCTCGACGGCCTGGCCACCGGCGCGTCAATCCTGGTACTCGGGGCGTACGCGCTAATCGGTTTCTGGCAGTACCGGCACTGGTGCGCCGACACCGACTACGCCCGCGTGAACGACTACTGCTACCAAATCCGGGATCCCCTGGAGATCGCCATAATCGCGGCGGCAGCAGCCGGCGCCTGCGCGGGCTTCCTGTGGTGGAACACGTCCCCAGCGCGGATCTTCATGGGTGACGTAGGTGCGCTCGGGCTCGGCGCCCTGATCGGCGGGCTCGCGGTCGCTACCCGCACCACGCTGCTTTCGATCATGATCGGCGGGCTCTTCGTCATCATCACGGTGACCTGGGTGATCCAGATCGTCTCGTTCCGGACCACCGGAAGACGTGTCTTCCGGATGGTGCCGTTGCATCACCACTTCGAGTTAGCCGGCTGGAGCGAGGTCACTATCGTGGTCCGGTTCTGGATCGTGGCCGGTGTCTGCGTGGCGGCGGGCCTGTTCCTGTTCTACTCGGACTTCCTTGCAGCCGCCGGATAA
- a CDS encoding IS3 family transposase has translation MTFIDEHRDQFAVALLLRVLNIGASTYYAWVKQAEAPCDRDVVDLGLISNIHEIWETSGRTYGADRVHRQLRRDGIYVGRKRVERLMTQQGWQGAFLRRGWRGGSTRQDPRHTPAPDLVGRQFTATGPNRLWVADATRIPCGEGVFWLAAVRDVFSRRIVGWKTSNRCDTDLILAALEYGIWSRDVRDGQLIHHSDRGSNYTSFRFAERLQDNGILPSMGSVGDSYDNALMENFWSTLKIELVYRTSWRTRDEAENAIFAYIDGWYNTRRIQKELGYLSPNEYETAWHTHQRQPAEPPIATPAPAGSR, from the coding sequence ATGACGTTCATTGATGAACACCGTGACCAGTTCGCGGTCGCGCTCCTGCTACGGGTCCTGAACATCGGCGCCTCGACCTACTACGCGTGGGTCAAGCAGGCCGAGGCGCCCTGCGACCGCGACGTGGTCGACCTGGGCCTGATCTCCAACATTCACGAGATCTGGGAGACCTCCGGGCGCACCTACGGCGCGGACCGGGTCCACCGCCAGCTACGCCGCGACGGCATCTACGTGGGTCGCAAACGCGTCGAGCGGCTGATGACGCAGCAGGGCTGGCAGGGCGCGTTCCTGCGCCGCGGCTGGCGCGGCGGCTCCACGCGGCAGGACCCACGGCACACACCGGCGCCGGACCTTGTCGGGCGGCAGTTCACCGCCACCGGGCCGAACCGGCTCTGGGTCGCCGACGCCACCCGCATCCCCTGCGGCGAAGGCGTGTTCTGGCTCGCCGCGGTCCGCGACGTCTTCTCCCGCCGAATCGTCGGCTGGAAGACCTCCAACCGCTGCGACACCGACCTGATCCTCGCCGCCCTCGAATACGGCATCTGGTCGCGCGACGTCCGCGACGGCCAGTTGATCCACCACTCAGATCGCGGGTCGAACTACACATCGTTCCGGTTCGCGGAACGCTTACAGGACAACGGGATCCTGCCCTCGATGGGCTCCGTCGGCGACAGCTACGACAACGCCCTGATGGAGAATTTCTGGTCGACGCTGAAGATCGAACTCGTCTACCGCACGAGCTGGCGGACCCGCGACGAGGCCGAGAACGCGATCTTCGCCTACATCGACGGCTGGTACAACACCCGCCGCATCCAGAAGGAACTGGGCTACCTCAGCCCGAACGAGTACGAGACCGCCTGGCACACCCACCAGAGGCAACCAGCCGAACCACCTATCGCCACCCCTGCGCCAGCCGGCAGCAGGTAA
- a CDS encoding transposase translates to MEFLDHGLMAVGEEVSVAAPKKYPDELRQRAVRLYRESDPKPVIRRLAEQLGVHHEALRNWIRQAEADTGERHDRPTSEMVEENRRLRREVTELRRANEILKAASAYFAAELDPTRRRS, encoded by the coding sequence ATGGAGTTTCTTGACCATGGTCTGATGGCCGTGGGGGAGGAAGTATCCGTGGCAGCACCGAAGAAGTACCCCGATGAGCTCCGTCAGCGCGCTGTGCGCTTGTACCGCGAATCGGACCCGAAGCCGGTGATCCGGCGCTTGGCCGAGCAGCTCGGCGTGCATCACGAGGCGCTCAGGAACTGGATCCGTCAGGCCGAGGCTGACACGGGTGAGCGTCACGACCGGCCGACCAGCGAGATGGTCGAGGAGAACCGCCGGCTGCGCAGGGAGGTCACCGAGCTGCGGCGGGCCAACGAGATCCTGAAAGCGGCGAGCGCGTATTTCGCGGCGGAGCTCGACCCGACCCGGCGACGGTCATGA
- a CDS encoding LysE family translocator, whose product MISTGAILGIALVALTMVATPGPNMFYLVSRTLTQGRTAGLTSLLGTTAGFGVYLLATAAGLGAVFTAVPVLYTVLKVVGAAYLLYLAYQALRGRKSSPFESQKLPKDPTWRLFAMGFVTNLLNPKIAMIYVALLPQFIEPARGHVALQAIILGLTQITIAIIGNGLIVIAAGRIAKFLAARPTWMRIQRYLMASVLSVLAVRMLTDRARPGPA is encoded by the coding sequence GTGATCAGCACCGGCGCGATCCTGGGCATCGCCCTCGTCGCGCTCACCATGGTCGCGACCCCGGGGCCGAACATGTTTTACCTCGTGTCGCGCACACTGACGCAGGGACGCACGGCCGGACTGACCTCGCTGCTCGGCACTACCGCCGGGTTCGGGGTCTACCTACTTGCCACGGCGGCCGGGCTTGGCGCCGTTTTCACGGCCGTTCCGGTGCTCTACACCGTACTCAAGGTCGTCGGTGCGGCGTATCTGCTGTATCTGGCCTACCAGGCGCTGCGCGGGCGCAAGAGCTCCCCCTTCGAGTCCCAGAAGCTGCCGAAGGATCCGACCTGGCGGCTGTTCGCGATGGGCTTCGTCACCAACCTACTCAACCCGAAGATCGCGATGATCTACGTGGCACTGCTGCCGCAGTTCATCGAGCCCGCGCGCGGGCATGTCGCGCTGCAGGCCATCATCCTCGGCCTCACCCAGATCACGATCGCGATCATCGGCAACGGACTCATCGTGATCGCCGCAGGACGGATCGCGAAGTTCCTGGCCGCCCGACCGACGTGGATGCGCATACAGCGCTATCTCATGGCATCGGTGCTGAGCGTCCTGGCGGTGCGTATGCTCACCGACCGCGCCCGCCCGGGCCCCGCCTGA
- a CDS encoding transposase — MICRDRASGYAEGGRLGAPDAIQVADRFHLLQNLTHAVDRVVRAHRACLKDRPEAEAVAQPRPSTEGEQGRRAEMTRQRHAEIHALHTTGVGTTAISRALNLDGKTVRRYLRAATADDLLTGTVPRAKDLDEHTTHLASRWEQGCTNAVTLATELRECGYRGSARTVRRLLQTWRDGTIKPTAVAPVAPKPREVTGWIIRPAGERTEREQADLARILQRCDSLRTVDRLVSDFAGMLRQRQGQHLDTWITQANQSGVAQLAGFAAGLVKDDDAARNGLTLPYSSGAVEGNACRLKALKRQMYGRANFDLLRLRVVLAE, encoded by the coding sequence TTGATTTGTCGTGATAGGGCCAGTGGGTATGCCGAAGGCGGCCGGCTCGGTGCGCCGGACGCGATCCAGGTCGCCGACCGGTTCCACCTGCTGCAGAACCTCACCCATGCGGTCGACCGAGTCGTGCGCGCGCACCGCGCCTGCCTCAAGGACCGACCCGAGGCCGAAGCCGTCGCGCAGCCGCGGCCGTCCACCGAGGGTGAGCAGGGCCGCCGGGCCGAGATGACCCGGCAACGCCACGCCGAGATCCATGCCCTGCACACCACCGGTGTTGGTACCACCGCGATCAGCCGGGCGTTGAACCTCGACGGCAAGACGGTGCGCCGTTACCTGCGCGCGGCCACCGCGGACGATCTGCTCACCGGGACCGTTCCCCGGGCGAAGGACCTCGACGAGCACACCACCCACCTCGCCTCCCGGTGGGAACAGGGCTGCACCAACGCCGTCACGCTGGCCACCGAACTACGCGAGTGCGGCTACCGCGGCAGCGCCCGCACGGTGCGCCGGCTGCTGCAGACCTGGCGCGACGGCACGATCAAACCGACCGCTGTGGCGCCGGTCGCGCCGAAACCTCGCGAGGTGACCGGCTGGATCATCCGGCCCGCCGGCGAGCGCACCGAACGGGAGCAGGCCGACCTGGCCCGCATCCTCCAGCGGTGTGACAGCCTACGCACAGTTGACCGCCTGGTCAGCGACTTCGCCGGCATGCTGCGCCAACGCCAGGGCCAGCACCTGGACACCTGGATCACCCAGGCCAACCAAAGCGGTGTCGCGCAGCTGGCCGGCTTCGCCGCCGGCCTGGTCAAGGACGACGACGCCGCGCGCAACGGGCTCACCCTGCCCTACAGCAGCGGTGCTGTCGAGGGCAACGCCTGTCGATTGAAAGCGCTCAAAAGGCAGATGTACGGCCGTGCGAACTTCGACCTCCTCCGGCTCCGCGTCGTCCTCGCCGAGTAG